Proteins encoded by one window of Marixanthomonas sp. SCSIO 43207:
- a CDS encoding C45 family autoproteolytic acyltransferase/hydolase, whose amino-acid sequence MKMRNQSLILYLSLLLVITGCGVKKSLEDRPDISSYNATIPERIKYNDSTFVAGNSFLIKNKYAQWELYVEGDPLEIGLLTGSLTQELLQKQERVFLKKVEELVPSKGKQKFLQKFLSWYNRKLYKHIDEEYKTEIYGVSQYASDEFNNIAPPYLRSLYLHGAHDIGHALKDLMLVGCSSFAVWDEKSEDGNLLIARNFDFYAGDAFAEDKIIAFVNPDTGYKFMSVTWGGMVGVVSGMNNQGLTVTINAGKSSIPLVAKTPISLVTREILQYASTIEEAIEIAKRREVFVSEAIFIGSAKDGKAAIIEVSPNDFGVYDVENTSQLICSNHFQSETFADDKKNAKWIKESHSQYRFDRMDELLTEEKKVNPTEAVAILRNKDGLNNTPLGFGNEKALNQLLAHHGIVFQPKDLKVWVSSNPYQLGTFVAYDLNEIFNENHVFSGNSISEEKNSIEEDPFLHTKKYKSYETYRILEREVESLMEHNQTVSQKKLQALITKNPNYWKAHFLVGKYYYQQKKFKQALTAFQNAKKKVITTVPDEENLDQLIRKTKRKL is encoded by the coding sequence GAATTAAATATAATGATTCAACATTTGTAGCAGGTAATAGCTTTCTCATAAAAAACAAATATGCACAGTGGGAATTATATGTTGAAGGAGATCCGCTAGAAATAGGGTTGCTCACAGGTAGCTTAACCCAAGAGTTGCTTCAAAAACAAGAACGTGTTTTTTTAAAAAAAGTTGAAGAATTGGTGCCATCAAAAGGTAAACAAAAGTTTCTTCAGAAATTTTTATCATGGTACAATCGTAAACTTTACAAACACATAGATGAAGAATATAAAACTGAAATATATGGTGTGTCGCAATATGCTTCAGATGAATTTAACAACATAGCGCCGCCTTATTTACGGTCGTTGTACTTGCACGGAGCGCACGATATTGGGCATGCTTTAAAAGATTTAATGCTAGTAGGATGCAGTTCGTTTGCAGTTTGGGATGAAAAATCTGAAGACGGAAATTTGCTCATAGCACGTAATTTTGACTTTTATGCGGGCGATGCTTTTGCAGAAGATAAAATCATCGCTTTTGTAAATCCAGATACTGGTTATAAGTTTATGTCTGTCACTTGGGGAGGAATGGTAGGTGTAGTTTCTGGGATGAATAATCAAGGGTTAACTGTCACAATCAATGCAGGAAAATCTTCAATACCTTTGGTTGCAAAAACACCAATATCATTGGTTACGCGTGAAATTTTACAATACGCCTCTACAATTGAAGAAGCGATTGAAATTGCAAAAAGAAGAGAGGTTTTTGTTTCCGAAGCTATTTTTATAGGAAGTGCCAAAGACGGAAAAGCCGCAATTATTGAAGTTTCTCCCAATGATTTTGGAGTGTATGATGTTGAGAATACAAGTCAATTAATTTGCTCAAATCACTTTCAAAGCGAAACATTTGCAGATGATAAAAAAAATGCAAAATGGATTAAAGAAAGTCATTCTCAATATCGATTTGATAGAATGGATGAATTATTAACCGAAGAAAAAAAAGTAAACCCAACCGAAGCTGTTGCAATACTTCGTAATAAAGATGGATTAAATAACACTCCCTTAGGCTTCGGAAATGAAAAAGCTTTAAATCAATTGTTAGCACACCACGGTATTGTTTTTCAACCCAAAGACTTGAAAGTTTGGGTGTCTTCAAACCCCTATCAATTGGGAACTTTTGTAGCATATGATTTAAATGAAATATTTAATGAAAATCATGTGTTTTCAGGAAATAGTATTTCAGAAGAAAAAAATAGTATTGAAGAAGATCCATTTTTACACACCAAAAAGTATAAAAGTTATGAAACCTATCGTATTTTGGAACGCGAGGTTGAATCACTTATGGAACACAATCAAACCGTAAGCCAAAAAAAGCTACAAGCACTTATTACTAAAAATCCAAATTACTGGAAAGCCCATTTCTTGGTAGGGAAATATTATTACCAACAAAAAAAGTTTAAACAAGCATTGACAGCTTTTCAGAATGCTAAAAAAAAGGTAATTACAACGGTTCCCGATGAAGAAAACCTTGACCAATTAATACGAAAAACGAAACGAAAACTATGA